The following coding sequences lie in one Saccharopolyspora hordei genomic window:
- a CDS encoding aromatic ring-hydroxylating dioxygenase subunit alpha — translation MVKGNGVAAAMAERSWPRSLTEVPYWVFQDEDVYEAEQANIFHGPFWSYLCLEAELAEPGDFCATFIGEQPVLVTRDHDGEVYAFENRCAHRGALIAMEHYGHAREFTCVYHAWTYNLQGDLTGVAFEKGINGKGGMPESFCKAAHSPRRLRLANVHGLIFGSLDNDVPDIEEYLGQEVLDRIERVLGGRKPVVLGRFTQTLPNNWKLYVENVKDSYHASILHLFFTTFGLNRLSQKGGIIVSESGAHHVSWSAIDREAEADRYYKEQNIRSESEYQLEDPSLVDSFSEVGDDITLQILSVAPGFVLQQIQNSIAVRQILPTGVDRTNLNWTYLGFEDDTEEQRLIRMKQSNLVGPAGYVSMEDGAIGGFVQRGIAGASTEFATVQMGGDQAVSSESRVTEASIRSFWKVYREAMGFSIEEAA, via the coding sequence ATGGTGAAGGGGAACGGGGTGGCGGCCGCGATGGCGGAGCGGAGTTGGCCCCGGTCACTGACCGAGGTGCCGTACTGGGTGTTCCAGGACGAGGACGTCTACGAGGCTGAGCAGGCCAACATCTTCCACGGCCCGTTCTGGAGCTACCTCTGCCTCGAGGCCGAGCTGGCAGAACCCGGCGACTTCTGCGCCACGTTCATCGGTGAGCAGCCGGTCCTGGTGACTCGTGACCACGACGGCGAGGTCTACGCCTTCGAGAACCGGTGCGCTCACCGGGGTGCGCTGATCGCGATGGAGCACTACGGGCACGCGCGGGAGTTCACCTGCGTCTACCACGCGTGGACCTACAACCTCCAGGGGGACCTGACCGGGGTCGCCTTCGAGAAGGGCATCAACGGCAAGGGCGGTATGCCGGAGAGCTTCTGCAAGGCCGCGCACAGCCCGCGCCGCCTGCGGTTGGCCAACGTGCACGGCCTGATCTTCGGCAGCCTCGACAACGACGTCCCCGACATCGAGGAATACCTCGGTCAAGAGGTCCTCGACCGGATCGAGCGGGTCCTCGGCGGCCGCAAGCCCGTCGTGCTGGGACGCTTCACCCAGACGCTGCCCAACAACTGGAAGCTCTACGTGGAGAACGTCAAGGACTCCTACCACGCGAGCATCCTGCACCTGTTCTTCACGACCTTCGGGCTCAACCGGCTCTCCCAGAAGGGCGGCATCATCGTCTCCGAGTCCGGTGCCCACCACGTGAGCTGGTCGGCGATCGATCGCGAGGCCGAGGCCGACAGGTACTACAAGGAGCAGAACATCCGCTCCGAAAGCGAGTACCAGCTCGAAGACCCGTCCTTGGTGGACAGCTTCAGCGAGGTCGGTGACGACATCACGCTGCAGATCCTGTCGGTGGCGCCTGGTTTCGTCCTGCAGCAGATCCAGAACTCGATCGCAGTGCGCCAGATCCTGCCGACGGGGGTGGACCGCACCAACCTCAACTGGACCTACCTCGGTTTCGAGGACGACACCGAGGAGCAGCGCCTGATCCGGATGAAGCAGTCGAACCTGGTCGGGCCGGCCGGGTACGTGTCGATGGAAGACGGCGCCATCGGCGGCTTCGTCCAGCGCGGCATCGCCGGCGCGAGCACCGAGTTCGCCACCGTCCAGATGGGGGGCGACCAAGCCGTCTCCAGCGAGAGCCGGGTCACCGAGGCCTCGATCCGCAGCTTCTGGAAGGTCTACCGCGAAGCGATGGGCTTCAGCATCGAGGAGGCGGCGTGA
- a CDS encoding aromatic-ring-hydroxylating dioxygenase subunit beta, protein MDALNLISRAQGHYVRAIDDGPIEDWPEFFTDNAFYKVTTADNHRRGLPAGIIWANNKAMLKDRVSALKEANIYEPHAYRHLLGQPAILEESESGATSETSFVVLRVTGNGPTDVFASGRYLDRYVFVDGKTLIDERIVVCDSSRTDTLLVLPL, encoded by the coding sequence ATGGACGCGCTGAACCTGATCAGCCGGGCGCAGGGCCACTACGTGCGGGCGATCGACGACGGCCCGATCGAGGACTGGCCGGAGTTCTTCACCGACAACGCCTTCTACAAGGTGACGACCGCCGACAACCACCGCCGCGGTCTGCCCGCGGGCATCATCTGGGCCAACAACAAGGCGATGCTCAAGGACCGGGTCTCGGCGCTCAAGGAAGCCAACATCTACGAGCCGCACGCGTACCGGCACCTGCTCGGTCAGCCCGCGATCTTGGAGGAGAGCGAGTCCGGTGCGACGAGCGAGACCTCGTTCGTGGTCCTGCGCGTCACCGGCAACGGCCCGACCGACGTCTTCGCCAGCGGGCGGTACCTGGACCGCTACGTCTTCGTGGACGGCAAGACGCTGATCGACGAGCGGATCGTGGTCTGCGACAGCTCCCGCACCGACACGCTGCTGGTGTTGCCGCTGTGA
- a CDS encoding 4-hydroxythreonine-4-phosphate dehydrogenase PdxA, with product MSRLLLTTGDPNGIGPEIAVKAVAALGSQAPVVVGDRHVLEEPARRAGLTLRAAEPGAVPTAGVCDVVDVGALDPADREVGQVTAAAGAATIEYTKTAVRLAADGSFAGVVACPHSETAVTRAGIAFGGYPRLIAELLGVPADRVFLMLVGGGLRIAHVTLHERLADAAERVSPKLVTEAGLALHRALAAMGIDEPRIGVFGINPHAGENGLFGRDDQEVVVPAVAALRERGLDVDGPTGADVLLGGDRDHDAYLAMYHDQGHIPVKTLAGRRAAAVTIGAGAPFSSVGHGPAFDIAGRGIADPSAVLAALRLLAPTRKGVLT from the coding sequence GTGAGCCGCCTGCTCCTCACCACCGGCGACCCGAACGGGATTGGACCGGAGATCGCTGTCAAGGCCGTCGCCGCGCTGGGCTCCCAGGCACCGGTGGTCGTCGGGGACCGGCACGTGCTGGAGGAGCCCGCGCGACGTGCCGGCCTCACGCTGCGCGCCGCCGAACCCGGCGCGGTGCCGACCGCCGGCGTCTGCGACGTCGTGGACGTGGGTGCCCTGGACCCCGCTGACCGAGAGGTCGGGCAGGTCACCGCGGCGGCCGGTGCGGCCACGATCGAGTACACCAAGACGGCCGTGCGGCTCGCCGCGGACGGCAGCTTCGCCGGTGTGGTCGCCTGCCCCCACTCCGAGACCGCCGTCACCAGGGCGGGCATCGCGTTCGGCGGTTATCCGCGGCTGATCGCGGAGCTCCTCGGCGTCCCCGCCGACCGGGTCTTCTTGATGCTGGTCGGTGGTGGTCTCCGCATCGCGCACGTGACGCTGCACGAACGGCTCGCCGATGCGGCGGAGCGGGTCTCCCCGAAGCTCGTCACGGAGGCAGGCCTGGCCCTGCACCGCGCTCTTGCTGCGATGGGGATCGACGAACCCCGCATCGGCGTGTTCGGGATCAACCCGCACGCCGGTGAGAACGGCCTCTTCGGACGGGACGACCAGGAGGTGGTGGTGCCGGCCGTCGCGGCGCTGCGCGAGCGCGGCCTCGACGTGGACGGACCCACCGGCGCCGACGTCCTGCTCGGCGGCGACCGCGACCACGACGCCTACCTCGCGATGTACCACGACCAGGGGCACATCCCGGTCAAGACGCTGGCTGGGCGGAGGGCGGCGGCGGTCACCATCGGCGCCGGCGCACCGTTCTCCAGCGTCGGTCATGGGCCGGCTTTCGACATCGCCGGCCGCGGGATCGCCGACCCCAGCGCGGTGCTGGCCGCGCTGCGCTTGCTCGCCCCGACCCGGAAGGGGGTCCTCACATGA
- a CDS encoding 2Fe-2S iron-sulfur cluster-binding protein, translating into MTFTISVRGSEIAFDCEPEQNVLDAAETAGWAIPYSCRKGVCDTCVGGLSTGVLDVPGQGRVCGPAEVRLCRARPMSDVEIVPRRVEHRAPPVRKQLTSVVHRIRRPNDRVTILDLRYPIGRRTPFRAGQFVNIVLPDGDTRPYSMANPPQHNDALQLHIRTEPGGRFSDGILRELQFHDPVEIEAPFGDFVVADPADPARPAGDPVILLATGTGFAPMRSIVLDHIARRLDRPVHLYWGARTIDDLYLIDTVTAWARRYPWFRFTPVLSRPHAGWDGATGWVQEAVLADYPDLTEHHIYACGSEAMTVSAADVLARERDVAPDRFHADAFVSAAGAH; encoded by the coding sequence ATGACGTTCACGATCAGCGTCCGGGGCTCGGAGATCGCGTTCGACTGCGAGCCCGAGCAGAACGTGCTGGACGCTGCGGAGACTGCGGGCTGGGCGATCCCGTACTCGTGCCGGAAGGGAGTGTGCGACACCTGCGTCGGCGGCCTGAGCACGGGTGTCCTGGACGTCCCGGGCCAGGGCCGTGTCTGCGGGCCTGCCGAGGTGCGCCTGTGCCGGGCCCGTCCGATGAGCGACGTGGAGATCGTGCCGCGTCGGGTCGAGCACCGCGCTCCGCCCGTCCGCAAGCAGCTGACCAGCGTCGTCCACCGCATCAGGCGGCCCAACGACCGCGTCACGATCCTCGACCTGCGCTATCCGATCGGACGGCGCACCCCGTTCCGCGCCGGTCAGTTCGTCAACATCGTCCTCCCCGACGGAGACACCCGGCCGTACTCGATGGCGAACCCGCCACAGCACAACGACGCTCTCCAACTGCACATCCGGACCGAGCCCGGCGGCCGGTTCTCCGACGGGATCCTGAGGGAACTCCAGTTCCACGACCCGGTCGAGATCGAAGCGCCGTTCGGCGACTTCGTCGTCGCTGATCCCGCAGACCCCGCCAGACCGGCGGGCGATCCGGTCATCCTGCTGGCCACCGGCACCGGTTTCGCGCCGATGCGGTCGATCGTCCTCGACCACATCGCCCGTCGGCTCGACCGCCCGGTCCACCTGTACTGGGGTGCGCGCACCATCGACGACCTCTACCTGATCGACACCGTCACCGCCTGGGCGAGGCGGTACCCGTGGTTCCGGTTCACCCCCGTGCTCTCCCGTCCGCACGCGGGCTGGGACGGCGCGACGGGGTGGGTGCAAGAGGCCGTCCTCGCGGACTACCCCGACCTGACCGAGCACCACATCTACGCATGCGGCAGCGAAGCCATGACCGTCTCGGCCGCCGACGTCCTGGCGCGGGAACGAGACGTGGCGCCCGACCGGTTCCACGCCGACGCCTTCGTCTCCGCCGCAGGCGCGCACTAG
- a CDS encoding MFS transporter — MSDTETPSTRARGEGPLRLPGFVDDRRPNRFQLDTVLLCGLVMFLDGFDTQAINYMAPAITEDWGLSKADLGPIFSAALAGLMIGYLVLSPLADRYGHKRLVVGGATLFALTTFASAWARDPGQLLLLRFITGMGLGAATPSTIALTAEYSPKRVRASFVLAIYCGFSLGFVVANYVADALIPVHGWRSVFLVGGVAPLLLVVVLLRALPESMSYLLRRGDTGRAYALCRKIDPTLPTGSAPEIETEDAAQGKRVTLRELVVGGRLGSTVLLWTVFVINLGMFYGLQSWMPTILSERGHSAATLATASSMTTIGGIAIAFVIGPAMDRLGTFRSLGTLYLVGCAFLVLMSVALGAPVWLLMTATFLIGCVVSGGQKSVIALAAVFYPAEVRSTGVGWALGIGRAGGIAGPLIVGGVLSAGWSAETLFLALVIPSAICGLIVLHLGRRAAS, encoded by the coding sequence GTGTCTGACACCGAAACACCGTCGACGAGAGCACGCGGCGAGGGCCCGCTGCGCCTGCCCGGGTTCGTCGACGACCGGCGCCCCAACCGGTTCCAGCTCGACACAGTGCTGCTGTGCGGTCTGGTGATGTTCCTGGACGGGTTCGACACGCAGGCCATCAACTACATGGCACCGGCCATCACCGAGGACTGGGGCCTGTCCAAGGCGGACCTGGGGCCCATCTTCTCGGCCGCGCTGGCGGGCTTGATGATCGGCTACCTGGTGCTGTCCCCGCTCGCGGACAGGTACGGCCACAAGCGGCTCGTCGTGGGCGGGGCGACGCTGTTCGCCCTGACCACGTTCGCGTCGGCGTGGGCGCGGGACCCGGGACAACTGCTGCTGCTGCGCTTCATCACCGGCATGGGCCTCGGCGCGGCGACGCCGAGCACCATCGCGCTCACCGCCGAGTACAGCCCGAAACGCGTCCGGGCCAGCTTCGTCCTGGCGATCTACTGCGGCTTCTCACTCGGGTTCGTGGTGGCCAACTACGTGGCCGACGCCCTCATCCCGGTGCACGGGTGGAGGTCGGTGTTCCTGGTCGGAGGGGTGGCACCGCTGCTGCTCGTCGTGGTGTTGCTACGGGCCCTGCCCGAGTCCATGTCGTACTTGCTCCGCCGTGGTGACACCGGTCGGGCCTACGCCCTGTGCCGCAAGATCGACCCCACGTTGCCGACGGGTAGCGCCCCGGAGATCGAGACCGAGGACGCCGCGCAGGGGAAGCGGGTGACGTTGCGTGAGCTGGTCGTCGGCGGCAGGCTCGGGAGCACCGTTCTGCTGTGGACCGTGTTCGTGATCAACCTCGGGATGTTCTACGGACTGCAGAGCTGGATGCCCACCATCCTGAGCGAGCGGGGTCACTCCGCCGCCACGCTGGCGACGGCCTCGTCGATGACCACGATCGGCGGCATCGCCATCGCCTTCGTCATCGGCCCGGCGATGGACCGGTTGGGCACCTTCAGATCGCTGGGAACGCTGTACCTCGTCGGCTGCGCGTTCCTGGTGCTGATGAGCGTCGCGCTCGGTGCACCGGTGTGGCTGCTGATGACCGCGACCTTCCTCATCGGCTGCGTGGTCAGCGGTGGGCAGAAGAGCGTCATCGCGCTCGCCGCCGTGTTCTACCCCGCTGAGGTCCGCTCCACCGGGGTCGGCTGGGCGCTCGGCATCGGGCGGGCCGGGGGCATCGCGGGCCCGCTCATCGTCGGTGGTGTCCTCTCGGCCGGCTGGAGCGCGGAGACGCTGTTCCTCGCCCTCGTCATCCCGTCGGCGATCTGCGGCCTCATCGTCCTGCACCTCGGCCGGCGCGCCGCTTCGTGA
- a CDS encoding Rieske 2Fe-2S domain-containing protein, whose amino-acid sequence MSVVDQDVFRDVRRGMVPAHIYNDEEIFRLERERLFSRAWLFVAHESEIPWPGDYVVRRVLDDSFIIARGEDGQVRAMFNMCLHRGMQICRAEMGNASHFRCPYHGWSYRNDGRIVGLPFHKEAYGGEAGFRRKGQTLLPAPSLDSYNGLIFISMDPDAPPLREYLGDFAFYLDYYTKQSASGIELRGPQRWRIKANWKIGAENFAGDMYHTPQTHTSVVEIGLFREPKAEKRKDGNTYWAGNGGGTTYKLPPGPLEERLRYVGYPDVMIEKMKQQWSADQLDVIGRDGFMISAASLFPNMSLVHNWPKVEDTDDVLPFISLRTWQPVGPDETEVLSWFAVDAEAPEEFKKLSYKAYLMCFGSTGMFEQDDVENWVSLTNTAAGTMARRLLLNSRMGLLEDGTEVVAPLTREEFAGPGEAHVGYGEYNQRHLLARWADYLERPVDEVGHVEVSGVGDDGEVCA is encoded by the coding sequence GTGTCGGTGGTGGACCAGGACGTGTTCCGGGATGTGCGCAGGGGGATGGTCCCGGCGCACATCTACAACGACGAGGAGATCTTCCGGCTGGAGCGCGAGCGCTTGTTCAGCCGGGCGTGGCTGTTCGTCGCGCACGAGTCGGAGATCCCGTGGCCGGGCGACTACGTGGTGCGCAGGGTGCTGGACGACTCGTTCATCATCGCGCGCGGCGAGGACGGCCAGGTGCGAGCGATGTTCAACATGTGTCTGCATAGAGGAATGCAGATCTGCCGGGCAGAGATGGGCAACGCGTCGCACTTCCGCTGCCCGTACCACGGGTGGTCGTACCGCAACGACGGCCGGATCGTCGGCTTGCCGTTCCACAAGGAAGCCTACGGCGGTGAAGCGGGGTTCCGGCGCAAGGGTCAGACGCTGCTACCCGCTCCCTCGCTCGACTCCTACAACGGGTTGATCTTCATCAGCATGGACCCGGACGCGCCACCGCTGCGGGAGTACCTCGGCGACTTCGCCTTCTACCTCGACTACTACACCAAGCAGTCCGCCTCGGGGATCGAACTGCGGGGCCCGCAGCGCTGGCGGATCAAGGCGAACTGGAAGATCGGTGCCGAGAACTTCGCCGGGGACATGTACCACACCCCGCAGACCCACACCTCGGTGGTGGAGATCGGGCTGTTCCGTGAGCCGAAGGCGGAGAAGCGCAAGGACGGCAACACGTACTGGGCGGGCAACGGCGGTGGCACCACCTACAAACTCCCACCTGGCCCGTTGGAGGAGCGGCTGCGCTACGTCGGGTACCCCGACGTGATGATCGAGAAGATGAAGCAGCAGTGGTCCGCGGACCAGCTGGACGTCATCGGTCGCGACGGGTTCATGATCTCGGCGGCATCGCTGTTCCCCAACATGAGCCTGGTGCACAACTGGCCCAAGGTCGAAGACACCGACGACGTCCTGCCGTTCATCTCGCTGCGCACCTGGCAACCGGTCGGCCCCGACGAGACCGAGGTGCTGTCGTGGTTCGCGGTCGACGCCGAGGCGCCCGAAGAGTTCAAGAAGCTGTCCTACAAGGCGTACCTCATGTGCTTCGGCAGCACCGGCATGTTCGAGCAGGACGACGTGGAGAACTGGGTCTCCCTGACCAACACGGCGGCGGGGACCATGGCACGCCGCCTGCTGCTCAACAGCCGGATGGGACTGCTCGAGGACGGCACCGAGGTCGTCGCTCCGCTGACCCGGGAAGAGTTCGCGGGGCCGGGGGAAGCGCACGTCGGCTACGGCGAGTACAACCAGCGCCACCTGCTCGCCCGGTGGGCCGACTACCTCGAGCGGCCTGTCGACGAGGTCGGGCACGTCGAGGTCTCTGGTGTCGGGGACGATGGGGAGGTCTGCGCATGA
- a CDS encoding 3-phenylpropionate/cinnamic acid dioxygenase subunit beta, whose amino-acid sequence MSVETTAPKAAHEEAGAKPTGNGGPYSAASSLGGHAPTTQRIGRSLPFSDPRHLDAHQWLVDEAYVLDAQNYEEWLDLLTEDIHYIMPVRVTTALTAGFDSAPGMAHFDENKYSLRRRVERFATEHAWTEDPPSRLRHYVTNVRTFATDNPDELVVDSAVLLYRSRGDVRAAAVISAGREDVLRRAENDSGWQLARRTILVDDSVLRTQNLAVFL is encoded by the coding sequence ATGAGCGTCGAGACGACCGCACCGAAGGCGGCGCACGAGGAGGCGGGGGCCAAGCCCACGGGCAACGGCGGACCCTACTCCGCTGCGTCGAGTCTCGGTGGACACGCTCCGACCACCCAGCGCATCGGCCGCAGCCTGCCGTTCTCCGACCCGCGGCACCTGGACGCACACCAGTGGCTGGTCGACGAGGCCTACGTGCTCGACGCGCAGAACTACGAGGAGTGGCTCGACCTGCTCACCGAGGACATCCACTACATCATGCCGGTGCGCGTCACCACCGCGCTGACGGCGGGCTTCGACTCCGCGCCCGGCATGGCCCACTTCGACGAGAACAAGTACTCGCTGCGCCGGAGGGTGGAGCGGTTCGCCACCGAGCACGCCTGGACCGAAGACCCGCCTTCCCGGCTGCGCCACTACGTCACCAACGTACGGACCTTCGCCACCGACAACCCGGACGAACTGGTGGTGGACTCTGCCGTGCTCCTCTACCGCAGTCGTGGGGACGTGCGCGCGGCCGCGGTGATCTCTGCCGGGCGCGAGGACGTGTTGCGCCGTGCGGAGAACGACTCGGGCTGGCAGCTCGCGCGTCGCACGATCCTCGTCGACGACTCCGTGCTGCGGACCCAGAACCTGGCGGTGTTCCTGTGA
- the hcaB gene encoding 3-(cis-5,6-dihydroxycyclohexa-1,3-dien-1-yl)propanoate dehydrogenase, protein MSAWLDGRRALVVGAGSGIGRAVVDVFRSEGASVAVLERDADKCAKLAAEIPELPVVNGDATIGEANERAVATAVEAFGGIDVLVNCVGVFDFYRGVGELEAAEIDGAFDEIFRTNVKSHLHSVKAALPELEKSRGAVILTESTSAYYPGRGGVLYVATKFAVRGLVTALAHELAPAVRVNGVAPGGTLNTDLRGLDCLGLGDKRLNDAPGRAQELAARVPLGVALSGADHAWSYVFLASERARGITGGVVHPDGGIGVKG, encoded by the coding sequence GTGAGCGCCTGGTTGGACGGGCGGCGCGCGTTGGTCGTCGGAGCCGGTTCCGGGATCGGGCGAGCGGTGGTCGACGTGTTCCGCTCCGAGGGCGCATCCGTGGCGGTCCTCGAGCGGGACGCGGACAAGTGCGCGAAGCTGGCGGCCGAGATCCCCGAGCTGCCCGTCGTCAACGGAGACGCCACGATCGGCGAGGCCAACGAGCGGGCGGTCGCCACCGCGGTCGAGGCCTTCGGCGGGATCGACGTCCTGGTCAACTGCGTCGGCGTCTTCGACTTCTACCGCGGTGTCGGGGAGCTCGAGGCGGCGGAGATCGACGGTGCGTTCGACGAGATCTTCCGCACCAACGTCAAGAGCCACTTGCACTCGGTGAAAGCGGCCTTGCCCGAGCTGGAGAAGAGCCGCGGGGCGGTCATCCTCACGGAGTCGACCTCGGCGTACTACCCGGGTCGAGGTGGGGTGCTCTACGTGGCGACGAAGTTCGCCGTTCGCGGTCTGGTGACCGCGTTGGCGCACGAGCTCGCGCCGGCGGTCCGGGTCAACGGTGTGGCTCCTGGAGGAACGCTGAACACGGACCTGCGCGGGTTGGACTGTCTCGGCCTCGGCGACAAGCGGCTCAACGACGCGCCGGGGCGAGCGCAGGAGCTCGCCGCGCGCGTCCCGCTCGGAGTCGCGCTGTCAGGGGCCGACCACGCCTGGAGCTACGTGTTCCTCGCCTCGGAGCGTGCGCGCGGCATCACCGGCGGAGTGGTGCACCCGGACGGAGGCATCGGAGTCAAGGGATGA
- a CDS encoding ferredoxin, translating to MAVVKADLGACQGYANCIMGADDVFDIDDDGVVVVLRTEVEESERARVEAAARSCPVSALAVEDR from the coding sequence ATGGCTGTCGTGAAAGCGGACCTCGGTGCCTGCCAGGGCTACGCGAACTGCATCATGGGCGCCGACGACGTGTTCGACATCGATGACGACGGTGTGGTCGTCGTGTTGCGGACCGAGGTCGAGGAGTCCGAGCGCGCGCGGGTGGAAGCCGCCGCGCGCAGCTGCCCGGTCAGTGCTCTCGCGGTCGAGGACCGGTGA
- a CDS encoding NAD(P)/FAD-dependent oxidoreductase: MARTVIVGASVGGVRTAQALRAEGYRGEIVLVGEEEVAPYDKPPLSKALLAGTATAKSIGMLPERAAIDAGIRCQRGRAATAVSLRERRVQLADGTAIEFDDLVVATGARARTSPWGNPPGVHVLRTLADAEELGAALRQGGPLVVIGAGFIGAEVASTAVGLGVREVTMVDPVEVPLSRVLSPGVASQVAALHERHGVTTRFGVGVTDVVPRSGGLEVRLADGSTLQAATVVVGIGAVPNDDWLDGSGITTDDGVVCDQFSRSVDDPHVWAVGDVARWWHVRQQRSVRVEHWTNAVQQAECVAHNIVHPADLRSHAPVEYVWSDQYDWKLHVVGCTDGDQQHVLVGGGAPERSFAVLYAAADGSFTGAVIVNWPKALVTCRRSLALGRVPLAQVRADVEALQPKSHGVRGAAR, from the coding sequence ATGGCTCGCACGGTGATCGTGGGTGCCTCGGTCGGCGGGGTGCGCACGGCGCAGGCGTTGCGCGCAGAAGGCTACCGGGGCGAGATCGTCCTGGTGGGCGAGGAGGAGGTCGCGCCCTACGACAAGCCGCCCTTGTCCAAGGCGCTGCTCGCCGGCACCGCGACCGCGAAGTCGATCGGCATGCTCCCCGAGCGGGCCGCGATCGATGCCGGGATCCGGTGTCAACGGGGCCGTGCCGCTACCGCGGTGTCCTTGCGGGAGCGGCGAGTGCAGCTCGCCGACGGCACCGCGATCGAGTTCGACGACCTCGTGGTCGCGACCGGGGCTCGCGCCCGCACGTCGCCGTGGGGCAACCCGCCTGGGGTGCACGTGCTCCGAACCCTGGCCGACGCCGAAGAGCTCGGGGCCGCGTTGCGGCAGGGCGGCCCGCTCGTGGTGATCGGTGCGGGGTTCATCGGTGCTGAGGTCGCGTCCACGGCGGTGGGCCTGGGAGTCCGTGAGGTCACGATGGTCGACCCGGTCGAGGTGCCGCTGTCCCGGGTGCTCAGTCCGGGAGTGGCGAGCCAGGTCGCGGCGTTGCACGAACGACACGGGGTCACGACCCGTTTCGGAGTGGGCGTGACCGACGTCGTTCCCCGCTCGGGCGGTCTCGAGGTCCGACTCGCCGACGGGTCCACGCTCCAGGCCGCGACCGTCGTGGTCGGCATCGGTGCCGTGCCGAACGACGACTGGTTGGACGGCAGCGGCATCACCACCGACGACGGTGTCGTGTGTGACCAGTTCTCCCGCTCGGTCGACGATCCGCACGTGTGGGCCGTCGGTGACGTGGCCCGGTGGTGGCATGTGCGTCAGCAGCGGTCCGTTCGCGTCGAGCACTGGACGAACGCCGTCCAGCAGGCCGAATGCGTGGCGCACAACATCGTCCACCCCGCGGACCTGCGCAGCCACGCGCCGGTGGAGTACGTGTGGAGCGACCAGTACGACTGGAAGCTCCACGTGGTCGGGTGCACCGACGGCGACCAGCAGCACGTGCTCGTCGGCGGTGGTGCCCCGGAGCGGTCGTTCGCCGTGCTCTACGCCGCTGCCGACGGTTCGTTCACCGGAGCCGTGATCGTGAACTGGCCCAAGGCGCTCGTGACCTGTCGTCGGTCCCTGGCTCTGGGCAGGGTCCCGCTCGCCCAGGTGCGTGCCGACGTCGAGGCCCTGCAGCCGAAGTCCCACGGAGTGCGAGGAGCAGCTCGATGA
- a CDS encoding class II aldolase/adducin family protein yields the protein MTASRELDPLRARIAEACRVLAARGLADGILGHISLRVDERRLLVRCRGPEERGLGWTTPDDIRLVDLDGAEGVPGELDRHAVPNELPLHTGVLRSRPDVSAVVHAHPPNVVAADLAGLAIRPIVGSFDIPGTRLAAGGVPVYPRGVLIRNRRLAQEMVGAMRDRPVVVLRGHGLTSAAASVEEAVLQAISVDGLAGMSLRVVSAGGSLVDLPPEDMRELPDLGAGFNTETAWRHEVTRLRGVVAPEQG from the coding sequence ATGACAGCCTCCAGAGAACTCGATCCGCTGCGTGCGCGGATCGCAGAAGCGTGCAGGGTCCTCGCGGCCAGAGGTCTCGCAGACGGGATCCTCGGGCACATCAGCCTGCGGGTCGATGAGCGGCGACTGCTGGTGCGGTGCCGCGGACCCGAGGAACGCGGCCTCGGCTGGACCACTCCCGACGACATCAGGCTGGTCGATCTCGACGGTGCGGAAGGGGTCCCCGGGGAGCTCGACCGTCACGCGGTGCCCAATGAACTCCCGCTGCACACGGGAGTGCTGCGGAGCCGGCCGGACGTGTCGGCCGTGGTGCACGCGCACCCGCCGAACGTCGTGGCAGCGGACTTGGCAGGTCTGGCGATCCGGCCGATCGTCGGATCGTTCGACATCCCGGGGACCCGCCTCGCAGCGGGCGGCGTTCCCGTCTACCCGCGCGGAGTGCTGATCCGCAACCGGAGGTTGGCCCAAGAGATGGTCGGTGCCATGCGGGACCGGCCGGTGGTCGTCCTCCGCGGGCACGGGTTGACCAGCGCGGCCGCTTCGGTGGAAGAGGCGGTGCTGCAAGCCATCAGCGTCGACGGGCTGGCCGGGATGTCACTGCGCGTCGTCAGCGCAGGCGGCAGCCTCGTCGACCTGCCGCCCGAGGACATGCGGGAACTCCCCGACCTCGGAGCGGGTTTCAACACCGAAACCGCGTGGCGTCACGAGGTCACCAGGCTTCGCGGCGTCGTCGCACCAGAACAGGGGTGA